GCCGATCAACAAGAAGCATCGACTTTATCGGCGTTCGCTCGTTCGCGGCGTCAAAGCGCTCGCCGCCGGGGTCGGTCCGAAATGCGAGGTCGTCTTTCTCGGCAGCATCGCGAGCGGCAAGTACCTCGACATCCTGACCGAGGTTCTCGGCGACCGGCTCCGGGTCCCCGCCGAATTCATCGGCAGGGGCGACATGCAACGCGGCGCGTTGTTGCTTCGCTGCGTCCAGGAAAACCGCGAGTTGGACTATGTCCCAGCGTCTTCGGCAGTATCAGTATTGACTCGCGTGAATCTGCGCGTTAGAGCGAGTTCAGAAGATAATCGGGAAGGAGAATTATATGGCACAGCGGGTCAAAGTCGATTGCCGAAAGTATCCGAGCGACAAAGGCTGCACGGTGACGATCTCCGGCTCGGTGGACGAGGTGGTGGAGCTGGGCTGGCTCCACGCCAAGGTGCATCACGCGCACAAGGACGAGGAAGAGAAAGGGCTCAAGGACTGGATTCGCGGCAATGCCGAGCCGGCAAACGACTGAAGGTTATTCTCTCTTTAAATAAACCGTCTCGGCGGCGCCGGCGCCCGAGCCGCGGACTTTGAAACCTTCGGCCGCGAGGCACTGCTCCAGCGCGGCGAGGAAAAGCAGCACGTTGTTCGCCGTGCTGCCGCCGCCCATCAAGCCGACGCGCCAGACGCGTCCTTTGAGGACGCCAAGCCCGCCGCCGATCTCGATATTGAATTCGTCGAGTAGGTTCTTCCGCACGCGCGCGTCGTCCACGCCGTCGGGGATGCGCACGGTATTCAATGTCCAGAGACGTGAGTCCGGTTCAACGTGCATCTTGAGCCCCATCGCCTCGACGCCGGCGATCAGCGCGCGGTGATTCAGCTCGTGGCGCCGCCGCCGGGCTTCCAATCCTTCTTCGACGATGATCCGCAGCCCCTCGCGCAGCGCGTAGTTCATCGTGATCGGCGCGGTGTGATGATAGGTGCGCTCGCTGCCCCAATAATTCGCGACCAGGCCGACGTCCAGGTACCAGGCGCTTGGTTTCGTCTTCCGTTCTTTGATTTTCTTTAAAGCCCGCTCGCTGAAAGTCACCGGCGACAGGCCCGGCGGGCAGGAGAGGCCTTTCTGCGTTCCTGAGTAGCAGCCGTCGATGCCGTTTTTATCGATGGCGACTTCATGCGCGCCGAGGCTCGTCACCGCGTCGATGAGCAGAAGCCCGCCGCGCTCGTCGGCGATCTTTCGGAGCGGCGCGATCGGCTGCAAGACGCCGGTCGAAGTCTCTGCCTGCACGGCGAAGATCGCCCGCGCTTTCGAGCCGTTCCACGCCGCGCGGACCTTGTCGAGGTCCATCGGCTTGCCCCATTCGGCATCGACGCGGATGCACTTCGCCCCGAGGCGGGTCACCATCTCGCACATCCGCTCGCCGAAATAGCCGTTGACGCAGACGACGATTTCATCGCCGGGCTCCAGCAGGCTTGCGACCGTCGCTTCCATCCCCGCGCTGCCTGTACCCGAAATCGGAATCGTCAAACGGTTCTCGGTCTCGAAAACGTAGCGAAGCAAAACCTGGATGTCGTCCATGCATTTGAGAAACAAAGGGTCCAAGTGCCCCAGCACCGGCGCCGTCATCGCCCGCGTCACGCGATCGTCGACCGGACTCGGCCCCGGTCCCAGCAAAATTCTTCGCGGTGGATGAAACTCGGGAAGTGAAGGCTTCTCTCCAGTGGCCATGCCGGCGCTCTCCTTTCGCGCCACAATAACATCGCACCGGAGGAAGCTCAAATCGATGAAATCGCGTGCGCCGAGTTCCTGGACCGGAGGGTTTCCGCCGCGGTTCCTACGATTGGGTTTCAACGGTCTTTTAGGTATAGTCGGATTCTATGCGAAGAGCGATGGTGTTCTTTTTTGTCTTGTGGTTGGGAGCGGAAGTAGCGTGGTCTCAGTCGATCGAGGATATACAGAACTGCGAACAAGATGCACAGAACCAACCTGATCTAGCCATCCATCATTGCACGCGCGCAATTAACTCAGGCCGGTTGTCGGATAAAAACCTGTCTACGGCGCTTAACAACCGTGGAATTGCCCACATCATCAAAGGCAATCTTGACAGTGCAATATACGATTTCACTCAGTCGATACGGTTGAGCCCGAACGAGGCGGGTGGTTTTCACAACCGCGCCCAAGCCTATTTTACGAAGAAGGATTATGACCGCGCGCTGAGCGACTATCAATCGGCGGCGCGGATCGATCCAAAGGGAAGTGACGCCCGCGCGGTCGGCCTGGTCTATTTCTATCTCGGCCGCATGGCGGAGAGTGCCGAGGCGTTGGATCGCGCGGTGAGGGCCGACCCGCAAGACAAATATAACGTTCTCTGGCGCTATCTGGCACAGGCGAAAACGAGTGGCCCCGATGTCGCTCAGCGCGAGCTACGCGACAGCGCGGCAAAGCTCGATGATGGCGGAGCGCAAAAAGAACGGCCTCTGGAGACGGCGGCGAATTGGCCGACGCCGGTCATCGATTTTTACCTGGAGAAAATAAGCGAGAAGGCGATGTACGCCGCGGCGGAGGATCGGGATTCGGCCGCGAAGCGTGAAAAACTCTGCGAGGCGAGTTTCTACGCGGCTGAAGCGAAACTGCTAAAAAAAGAGAGTAAGGACGCGATTCCATTGCTGCGAACCGCGGAGAAGGACTGTCCAACGGCTTTTGCCGAGGCCCACGGCGCCAGCGCCGAGCTCAAGCGGCTGGGGCAGTGAGGGTTGGAAAATCTGGCGCCGGACCTTAACAAATTGTTTTCGGCGGATGAAATTCAGCAAGTGAAGGATCCGACAAAGCCTCGATATTGTGACGCAGGCTGAGCTCTTCAACCCGGTCCAAGAGCGTCTGGAGGTCCGATTCCTCCAATGACGCTATTTGGCGGGCCAATTCTTCGACTCCTTTCGTCATTGTTTGTACCTCCTCCAAATCCGATGAAGATAAAGCTTAACACAACGATTTCCTTTTCTCCACACAACGCCTCAGCCAGCGGACGGGATTGCTGGTTGCATCTGGCGAAAAGGCGTTCTTGCGGGGGTAAGACCCGGATGATATGACGTGAGGCGGACTTTTGGATGAAGATCTCTCTGACTCGCCGACAGAAGAAATGGGGAATAATTACTGGCAGCGTGGTGCTCGCGCTACTTCTCATCATCACTTTCCTTCCGATGGTGGTTCGGAAGGTTGCGGTGAGCCAGATCGCCGCGGCGACGAAGCGGAACGTTGCTATCGAAGACATCGATATCAACCTGTTCACCAAGAGAATTGCCATCAAGGGCTTTCGGCTGGCGGATAAGACGCGGCCGGATGCCTTCGTTCAGTTCAAAGACCTGGCACTCAAATTTTATTACCTGCCGCTGTTTCGCGGCCATTTGAAGCTGGCGGAGTTTAATCTTGTAGCGCCGGCTGTGAACGTGGCGCGCACGGGGGCGAACGAGTTCAGTTTTTCGGATCTGCTCGCGGGTGAAAAAAAAGAAACCAAAGAGGGTGGGATCGATGTCACCGTCGATCGCTTCAAGCTGTCGGAAGGCATCATTGTCCTCGAAGACAGCGCGATCACGCCGGCCAAGTCCTGGAAAGCCGAAGGGCTCAACTTCGACCTCGCTGATATTTCCACACGGAAGGGGGGACCCGCGGGGAAAGCGACGTTGTATCTCACGCTGGCGGGCACGCCGATTTCCATCAACGCTTCCGACCTTTACATCACGCCGACCAACGGCCAGGCGGTGCTCGAGTTCGAAGGCTTCGATCTCGCGCTGCTGCTTCCCTATGTTCCATCCGACACGCCCGCGACGCTGCAAAGCGGACGCCTGAGCGTCGCGCTTGCGCTCAAGTACGGCGGCGAAGGCACGCACCTCGACGGCGACGTGCGCCTGGAAAAATTGGCCGTGCTGCAGCAAGGCAAAGAACGTCCGTTTCTCTCGGCGCCGGAGCTCAAGATCAACCTCAGAAATATCAACGTGAACAACGGTGTCTTCAACATCGCCACCGTCGAAGTTTCCGGCGATCCCACGGTGGTCGATATGAGTCTCACGCCGCCGTCGCAATTCGATCTCAACAAGTTGAAAGTTGCCGTCGAAAAACTGACCTGGCCGCAGAACGAGCCGGCGACTCTCCAGATCAACTCGCAACTGCCCAAGGGCGGCGCGCTCGATATCGGCGGAACGTTTACGCTCAAACCCGTCAAGGCCGATCTCAAGGTGCGGCTGAAAGACGCCGATCTCTCGGCGTACCAGCGCTACATTCCAATCTCGACGCCGTTAGCGGGGAGGGCCGAGACCGACCTCGCCGTCGTTGTTTCCATGGAGGGCGCCCTACAGGCTAGCGCCAAAGGCAGAGCGAGCGTCAGCCGCCTCGTGTTGGGTCCGCCCAAGACGCCGGTCGTAGCGATCGAGCAGGCGAACGTAGCTACCATAGATATCAACTGGCCGGGGCAGATAAAAATCGCGCGCGTGCAAGTCCGAAAACCATCGGCGCTGATCGAGCGCAATAAAGACGGCACGCTGCCGCTTCGTACTATGCTTGCAGCCCCGGGAAGTGAAACAAAACAGACCGCCGCACCGGGGAGCGAAACAAAACAAAAAGCCCCTCCCTCCGCCGACGCTGCCAAGAAACAGGACGTCGCGCCGTCTCCGCCGGCCAAACAGGAAGTCGCCGCGACTCCTAAACCGAAACCATCCGGCAAGCCCCAGCCGCCGAAGACGGCAATCGACATCGGCGAGATCGTCGTCGAGGAAGGATTCGCCCGCTTCATCGATCGGACGGGAGAGCAGCCGTATACCGAAGAGCTGTCGCGCCTCGCCATGAGCATCAAAGGTCTCAGCAACGCGCCGGGCAAAAAGGGCAGGCTCACGCTCCAGAGCGTCATCGGCGCCACGGGCGCTTTCTCGCTGCAGGGCGAGATCGCGCCGCTGGGAGAAACCCTCTGGCTCGATCTCGACGGCGAGCTGCGCGACTTCGCGATCCCGCGCGTCAATCCTTATGCCAACGCGCTGCTTTCCTGGATCGCGCGCGACGGACAATTGGGCACCAAAGTCCATTTCAAGCTCGACGGCGACAAGCTCGATGCCAAAACCGAGATCGTCGTCGGACGTCTCGACCTCGTCCAGGCGAGCGACGACGACAAGGCGAAAGACAAGATCGGCCTGCCGCTCGGTCTCATCGTCGCGCTGATGAAAGACGCCCGCGGCGAAATTCGCGTCAACGTGCCGGTCTCCGGAAGCTTGAGCGCGCCCGAGTTCAGCTTGAGCGAAGCGATCTGGACCGCGGTCAAGAACGTGATCGTCAACGTTCTCGCGGCGCCTTTCCGCGCCATCGGCCGGCTTTTTACTTCGGGCGATAAGATCACGGGCTTCGCCATCGATCCCGTGCGCTTCGAGCCGGGAGGCGCGGCGCTCAACGAAGCGATGGGCGAGCAGCTCGCCAAGGTGCACGAGTTTCTCCGCAATTCGCCCTTCGTCCGGCTGTCTTTGTCGTCCGTCGTGAGCGAGGCGGATCTCGGCGCTCTCAAGACGCAAGAGGTGACCGCCAAGATTCAGGCGTATCAAAGAGCGCAGAACATCAATGACCTGGCGCCGGCGGCGCAGAGATATTTCCGGCAGAGATTTCCCAAGATCAATCCACCGGAAACCGTCGAAGGGATCGTCGCGGCGCTGCGCGACGTCGAGCCGCGTCCGGAAGGACAGGCGCAAAAGCTCGCGGCCCGCCGCGTGGAGGTCGTGCGCGAGCGGCTCGGCGCTGCCGGAACCGACGCCAAGCGTCTCGAAGCGGCAGCGAAGAGTCCGGCGGCCGACGCGAAGGGCGACGGCCGCGTCGAATTTTCCGTCGTACCGTGAACGCCTTAATCTCAACCCTCACCCGTTCCCTCTCCCTGCCAGGGAGAGGGTGAGCATGAGGGGTAGGATAGCTTAGAAAAGCACCAGCCGATGTTCTTGCCATCACTTATTCTCGGAGTCGTCGGAATCATCGCCAGCAGCGCCGCGGTCTTCTATCTCAATCAAAAAGGCGGGGACGCGCGAAAGTATTGGCTTATAGGACTCGCCGGTCTCTTTCCCGCTTGGCTCATCGCGTTCCTCACCGTCATTCAGCCCGCAAGCCAATCGGCGGTCGATGTCCCGTTGCCGCCGCGCGCGCTCTTCTCCTCGGCGATCGGCTTGATCGGCGTCATCGCCACGGACTACTTCCTTCGATGGTCGCAACAGTCCGGTCGCGAGCTGTCGCCGGTCACCTGGTGGGTGATCGGCTGGCTGGCTCTAGTGCCGGCGTGGCTGATCGTGACAATCAAATTCTAGCACCCTCACCCCAATCCCTCTCCCTCTGGGAGAGGGTGAGGGAATAAAGCGGATCGCTGAATGAGCCGGAATGACGATAAGCTCGGTAGGGATTACTGTCCGGAAAGTTCGGCGGTGAGCGTGACAGAAGCGCGCACCTGGATCGTGCCGGACTCAACCGGCGTCGGAGCGGCTTGCATTCCCGCAACTCCCGCTCTCAGCTCCTGCATGACCGGACGGAACGCTTGTTCGCCCTCGTTCAACGAAAGCACCCTGGCAATCTTCAAACCCAGCGCCCGCGCCATGTCTTCTGCTTTGGATTTCGCCTTCGCCGTCGCGTTGCGCAGCGCCTCGCGCCTGGCCGCGTCTTCGTCCTTCAACGTGAAGGCGAGCCGCTGAATCCGGTTGGCGCCCGATTGCGTCGCCGCATCGATCAGGCTTCCAACGCCGGGTAGAGCGCCGGTCCGCACGCGGATGATGTTCGTCGCCGTGTAGCCGGTGATCTCCGGTTTCCCGCCTTCTTTCGGGTAGCGATAATTCGGGGTGAGGGAATAGCCGATGGTTTTGACTTCGTCTCCCGATCCGAGCAGCTTCTTCACTTCGACGATGACTCTGGCGAGCTTCGCGGCATTCTCTTTTCCCGCCAGCGGCGCGGTCTTCGCTTCGGTCACGACGCCGACTTCGATCTCCGCCAGATCCGGCTCCATGGTAACCAGCCCCTCGCCGGTTACTGTGACCGAGGGCGCCATTGGCTTGTGATGGTCGTGGTGCTGAGCGTATGCGACGGCGGGCAGGAACGTTGCCAGAGCAAGCGCGATGATGAACGACATGACAACTATTTTATCACTGACGTCGCGACGCATTGCAAGCGAAACAGAGCGAGCCTGAAATAGACATTTTGTCCTCGTTCGGTTAATTTAGATTCCATGAGCGATCGGGCGAGCGGCCGGTGACGCAGCTCAGGTTTCTCGGCGCGGCGGGTACGGTCACCGGCTCGCGGTTCCTTCTCGAGGCGGGCTCCCGGCGGGTTCTCATCGACTGCGGTCTCTTTCAAGGGAAATCCGAGCTGAGACAAAAAAACTGGGGAGCGCTCGGCGTCGATCCCGAAACGATCGACGCCGTCATCCTCACTCATGCGCACATCGACCACACCGGCTATCTGCCCCGGCTCGTCAAGAACGGCTTCAACGGCCCCGTCTTCGCCTCGGCCCCCACCCGAGCGCTACTCAATCTCCTGCTGCCCGATGCCGGGCGGCTTCAGGAGGAAGAGGCGCGCTTCGCCAACGAGAAGGGCTATTCGCGGCACAAGCCGGCTTTGCCGCTCTTCACCGAGGAGGACGCGCGCCGCGCGCTCCCGCTCGTGCGCAATTCTTCCTTCGGTTCTCCCATAGAGATTGCGCCCGGCCTTTCCTTCACGTTTCACCGAGTCGGCCATATTCTCGGCGCCGCGTTCATCCTTTTCGAGATCAGTAACGCCGCCGGGGAAAAGATGAAAATCGTCTTCTCCGGCGACGTTGGCAGGAAAGATATTCCGATCCTAAAAGATCCGGAGCCGATCGCAGGCGCCGACTACGTGGTCCTCGAATCGACGTATGGAGACCGGCTGCACGGCGGCGAGAGTCCGAAAGAAGCGCTCGCGCGCGTATGCCAACGAGTCATCGAAAAGGCGAGCGTGCTCTTGGTCCCGGCCTTTGCCGTGGGGCGCACGCAGGAAGTGCTCTACCATCTCCGCGCTCTGCAGCGTGAAGGACGCCTTTCGCCCGGACTCCCGATCTACATCGACAGCCCGATGGCGATTTCGGCCGTGGATCTGTATTGCGATTACACTCCCGAGCACGACATCGAGATGACCGAGCTTCGCGACCAAGGGCGCTGTCCGATCGAAGGGCCTTCGGTAAGTTTCTCGCGCTCCTCGGACGATTCGAAGAAGTTGAACCGTTTGCGTGGCCCGGCGGTAATCATCTCGGCATCGGGAATGCTGAACGGCGGCCGCGTGCTCCACCACCTCGTCCAGCGTCTGCCTAATCCCGACACCACTCTTCTTTTTGTCGGCTACCAGGCGGAAGGCACGCTCGGGCGGCGCATACTCGAAGGAGAGCGCGAGGTGCGTGTGCTCGGGCAGGCGGTGACGGTCGCGGCGCACGTCGAGGAAATTCCGGCGCTGTCGGCGCACGCGGACTCGGGAGAGCTCGTCGAGTGGATGTCGGCGATACCGGAAAAACCGCGCGAGATCTTTCTCGTCCACGGCGAGGACCGGGCGCGCGATGCGCTGGCCGAGTCGCTCCGCGACAAGCTCGGCTTCAAGGTATCGCTGCCGCGGCAAGACGAAATCCGGGAGCTATGATGCTTCGACCCTTCGGCTTCGCTCAGGACAGGCAAGCTCAGCATGAACGGAAGAAAAACACCCGCCGTTTTCAAAGTCTCAGCCGTTCGTCCTGAGCCTTGTCGAAAGAAACGGCCTGCTACTCAGGACAGGCCTGTCGAAGGATAAACGGGGAGAATTCGACACCTGCCATGGCTGAACCCAATAACAGGACAACTTCCGAAACCCGCTGGGGGAAGACGCCCGGCGCCGACGAAGAAGTACGCTTTCTTCGGGGGCCGCAGGAGAGGCGGCGCGAGCTCGCGCGCGCGCTCAGGATCTTTTTTGAATTCATGCGCGGCTTTCGCGCGCTCCACTTCGTCGGCCCGTGCGTCACCGTCTTCGGCTCGGCGCGTTTTCGCGAAGATCACCGGTACTACGCGCTGGCGCTCGAGGTCGGCGCGCGCCTCGCCCGCGCCGGATTCACCGTCATGACCGGCGGCGGGCCGGGCATCATGGAAGCGGCCAATCGCGGCGCGAAAGAAGCGGGCGGCAGGTCCATCGGCTGCAACATCGAGCTGCCTCAGGAGCAGAAGCCCAACGCCTATCTCGACAAGTGGATCACCTTCCGGCACTTCTACGTGCGCAAAGTGATGCTGGTGAAATATTCCTACGCCTTCATCGCGATGCCGGGCGGCTTCGGCACGCTGGACGAGATCTTCGAGACCGCCGTGCTGATCCAGAACGGCAAGATTCGGGAATTTCCGCTGGTCATCATGGGCAAGGACTACTGGCAGCCGCTGCTCGACTTCATGCGCGAGCGGCTGCTCAAGGAGGGGACGATCGACGCGGTCGACACGGAGCGCATTCTCGTCACCGATTCTCCCGAAGAAGCGGTCGAGTCGATCCTCAAGGTGGCAACCGGACAGTTCGGTCTGAGCTATGTGCCCAGCCTAAAACGTCGATGGATCTTCGGCGAGCGAGCGTGAGGGTGGATATGCACGAGGATCTGGGACCCCCGTTTCTTGTCTACTATTAGACATTGTCGGTCTGTCAGCGGTGCTATAGGATGGGTCTACCTAGGAGGTAAGTCGGTTCACGGCAGCAATTGATTTTCATTTTATCGGCGCGTAAGAGGAGAAAGGCCGCCACGGCTTAACCGCTGTGGCATGGACTTCGGCTCCGGGTTTGCAGCGAAGGTTCTGGTTTCACGACCTGACCCGCCCTCTTCCAAAATCCAGAGGCTATCCAGAGCCTTACTAAGGAGAGAGTCATGAATCCTCTTTTTCTGATCGCCGCCCCCTTGGTGTTGATCATCATAGGGATGATATTGAACGGCATCGGACTTTCGTTCGATCAACCGACCACCTCGACCGAGGAAGACCCCGCCAGGAAATTGACCGCCGAAAGGCAATCTTACCGCAGCTTTTTCGACCAACAGAGAAAACAAGCTCTGAAAAGACAACAAAGAGTAGGTCAGTATAGCTGGCTTGTGCTGGCGGTATCTATTGTCGCGTTCGCTTGGGTGTATTTCGACACGGTCAATAAGACCGCGGCTTTAAACCAAATCGCCGCGATGCAGACCATGGCCGTCGCGGAAGGAAAAGATCTGGTCCTGTCCGTAACGCTTCGCGACGGGAATAACGTTAAATACGTCATCAAAGCAGACGAGACCGGGCCCACCGACGGCGCCGTGAAGAACGGATTCTCGAAAGAGCCCGTTCCGGCGTGGGAGGTATCGAGATTGGCGACGGCTTTGAGCACCGGCGATAAGACATTGCCTCTCGGCATAGCGCTGACGATTGCAAATTAAGAGTGCCGGTTCGCGGCTGAAGGCGAGGTGAAAGAGTTGTGACTTCACCCGCCTTCAGCCGTTTTTGCGCCTCTAACGACGATTTCCGCTTGACCCCTGCGCCCGAGTTAGATTACTTTTAGCCGCATTTGTTGCGCAACAAAAGAAAGGCCTGATAGGTACCGTGGATCCAAGGAGCTCACTCATGTCGGTCAAAGATCTCACGTTGGGCTTGCTCGTCCAGTACGGCTTTCAGGTCCTCGGCGCGCTCATCATTCTCGTCGTCGGCGTTCTGCTGGCCCGCTGGGTCGGGAACTTGTGCGATCGATGGCTCCAGTCCTACGTGAAAGAGCCGCCGACGCGCACGCTGATGGTCCGTATCGTCCGCATCACGGTCCTTCTACTGACGCTGCTGGTGGCGCTCGACAAGTTCGGTTTTCAGATCGCGCCGTTCGTGGCGGCTATCGGCGTCGCGGGCGTGGGCATCGGACTGGCTTTTCAGGGAGTGCTCGGCAACATCGTCGCGGGGCTGTCGATCATCATCACCAAGCCGTTTCGCGTCGGCGAATATATCGAGCTGGCCGGCGTTCATGGACAGGTGACGACGATCGAGCTGTTCTCGACCAGCCTGATACAGCTCGATCAGTCCCGCGTGGTCATCCCCAATCGCAGAATCGTCGGCGAGATCCTGCACAATTTCGGCGCGGTCCGCCAGCTCACCCTCACGGTAGGAGTCAGTTATGGCGCCAATCTCACCCAGGTGCTCGCGGTCGCGAGAGAGGTGGTGGCGGCAAACCCGCGCGTTTTGAAGCAGCCGGCGCCGGTTGTGGGCATCGGCGAGTTGGCGGCGTCGTCCATCACCGTGGTCATTCAGCCATTCGTCGCGGTCGCGGACGTTGTCCGGGCCAAGCCGGAGTTGTATCAGGCGATCGTCGATCGGTTCAGGGCGGAGAATATCGAGATACCGGTTCCTTCGTATGAAGTTCGACTCCTTCAGCCGGCGCAATCATGAGACACGGGAGCGTCCTTTTAAGATTTGTAGCGACCGCCGTTTTTCTGATCGGCGAGGGGTGCTCATCGACTTCGATCACGTTGAGCAAAGAAGGCCGGGCGCAGCTAAACAATCAGGCCGAGATCGGCGCGGTTCATCACGAGCCCGCGGCATTCTACGCCGATGCCGGATTCTTCGGCCTGATCGGCTATGGGAGGTCGATTTCGGCGGGAAAAGAAATCCGGGCGAAGTACCGGCTTGAGGATCCGGCGTCGGCGGTCAAGACAAACTTTGTCCAAGCCCTGGAAAAGGAATTCAGCGCCATCAAAGTTCGCGCCATCGACCGGCCCGTCGCCGCCGACGATCTCGCGGCGGTGAAAAACGCGTACGCGGGACCGTGGGTTCTCGATTTCAAGACGATCGGCTGGGGCTCGGCCATCGAAGGCGGCGTTGAATTTACGCTCCGGGCGCGCCTGATTCGCAACGCCGACTCAAGAATCGTCTGGCAGGGGACGTGCAAGTACGAGACGAAGAGCGGCAAGAGTAAATTGTTGACGGGGGACAGCCCGGCGCTCCTGCAAAAGAAGTTTCAAGCGGGCGTGGCGCCTTGTGCTGATTCACTTTGGAATCAGTTCCAGGCAGATCGGTAGGGGCACGGCGCGCCGTGCCCTACTCGCCTTTGTATCTCGCGTCGAGCGCGTACTTTTCCTCCAGCCCGATGATGTCGTGAAATTCCTCGAACGGGATGAGGCGGTCCATGACTTCTCCGGTCGTTCCCGTGCGCTTGAGCGTGCCGTAAACGTCTTGTAACGCGCGCGCCGACGCGTAGAGCGGGCCGAGCGGCCAGACGATCAGGCCGAAGCCTAAATCTTTCAGCTCCTCCGGTCCCATCAGCGGCGTGACGCCGCGCTCGATCATGTTGGCGACGAGCGGGCCGGGAACCTTACGCCCGATCTCGCGCATCTCTTCTTTCGTCAGCGGCGCTTCGATAAAAACCGCGTCGGCGCCGGCTTCCTTGAACGCCTGCCCGCGCCGGATCGCTTCCTCCAGGCCGATCGCCTGGCGCGAGTCGGTGCGCGCGACGATGAAAAAATCTTCCTTGTTGCCGCGCGCCTCGACGGCGGCTCTGAGCTTCTTAAGATACTCTTCGAGCGGTATCACCTGCTTGCCTTTCATGTGACCGCAGCGCTTGGGCCAGATCTGATCTTCTAAAAACATGCCGGCGGCGCCGCCGCGGATCAGCTCTTTCACCGTGCGGATGGTGTTGATGGCGTTGCCGTAGCCCGTGTCGGCGTCCACGATCACCGGGAGGTCAGTGACCGAACAGATGCGCTGCGAGGCCGAGAGCAAGTCGGTTTGCGAGAGCAAGCCGAAGTCGGGCTCGCCCAAATACGTCGCCGACACGCTATAGCCGGTAATGAAGATGACATCGAAGCCGGCGCGCGAGGCGATCTTCGCGCTGAGACAGTCGTACACTCCCGGCATCACCAGGACGCCTTTCTCTTTCAACACCTCGCGGATCTTTTCCGCTTTGGTCATAAGGCCTCCGTTTCGGATCGCGAAAGCTGATTCAGGCTTCTTAACATTCTGTTTTCGCCAGGACAACTTTAATCTTCTCAGCTATTTCTTTTACCAGCCGGTCGCGGTTGGCTCGCGTGACTTCGATCAGCTCGACGTCGTTTCTGGCTTTGAGCTGCTCGATGAAGCCTTTTCCTTTTTTGGCGATGGTCGCGAGGATGTTGGAAGGCCGGGCGAGAAGATCAATCAGTCTGTTTCTGAATTTGGCGGACAGCAGCTCCATTTTCCCGATCTCGTCAATCACGTAGAGATCGGCGGGCGAATTTTCCGGATCGAGTTGGGGGAGCGCGAGCCTTTCGAATTCTTCGAGGTGGACCGAATACCTGCCGACCGTAGGCTCCTTTCTGCCCACCGAGGCGAGAGTTCCTTCCTCGCCGTCGAGCGTTACGAATCTAAAGCCGATCCGTTGGCCTCGATGCCTCTTCTCCTCGGTGTAGAAACCGGCGCATTGGACGCCGTCGATTTGCTCCAAAACCGCGCGGATCAACGTGGTCTTGCCGACGCCGGGAACGCCGGTGAGGAATAATCTCATGAGGCATGATTTGCCCCTCAGATGCTTTGAATGCAAGCCGTCATGATAAATTATCTCGGTGCCTGAGGCGCCCAGCCTTTCAGTTCTTGCTCGGCCTGCT
This portion of the Candidatus Binatia bacterium genome encodes:
- a CDS encoding DUF1059 domain-containing protein; the protein is MAQRVKVDCRKYPSDKGCTVTISGSVDEVVELGWLHAKVHHAHKDEEEKGLKDWIRGNAEPAND
- a CDS encoding alanine--glyoxylate aminotransferase family protein; the encoded protein is MATGEKPSLPEFHPPRRILLGPGPSPVDDRVTRAMTAPVLGHLDPLFLKCMDDIQVLLRYVFETENRLTIPISGTGSAGMEATVASLLEPGDEIVVCVNGYFGERMCEMVTRLGAKCIRVDAEWGKPMDLDKVRAAWNGSKARAIFAVQAETSTGVLQPIAPLRKIADERGGLLLIDAVTSLGAHEVAIDKNGIDGCYSGTQKGLSCPPGLSPVTFSERALKKIKERKTKPSAWYLDVGLVANYWGSERTYHHTAPITMNYALREGLRIIVEEGLEARRRRHELNHRALIAGVEAMGLKMHVEPDSRLWTLNTVRIPDGVDDARVRKNLLDEFNIEIGGGLGVLKGRVWRVGLMGGGSTANNVLLFLAALEQCLAAEGFKVRGSGAGAAETVYLKRE
- a CDS encoding tetratricopeptide repeat protein; its protein translation is MSPNEAGGFHNRAQAYFTKKDYDRALSDYQSAARIDPKGSDARAVGLVYFYLGRMAESAEALDRAVRADPQDKYNVLWRYLAQAKTSGPDVAQRELRDSAAKLDDGGAQKERPLETAANWPTPVIDFYLEKISEKAMYAAAEDRDSAAKREKLCEASFYAAEAKLLKKESKDAIPLLRTAEKDCPTAFAEAHGASAELKRLGQ
- a CDS encoding DUF748 domain-containing protein, which gives rise to MKISLTRRQKKWGIITGSVVLALLLIITFLPMVVRKVAVSQIAAATKRNVAIEDIDINLFTKRIAIKGFRLADKTRPDAFVQFKDLALKFYYLPLFRGHLKLAEFNLVAPAVNVARTGANEFSFSDLLAGEKKETKEGGIDVTVDRFKLSEGIIVLEDSAITPAKSWKAEGLNFDLADISTRKGGPAGKATLYLTLAGTPISINASDLYITPTNGQAVLEFEGFDLALLLPYVPSDTPATLQSGRLSVALALKYGGEGTHLDGDVRLEKLAVLQQGKERPFLSAPELKINLRNINVNNGVFNIATVEVSGDPTVVDMSLTPPSQFDLNKLKVAVEKLTWPQNEPATLQINSQLPKGGALDIGGTFTLKPVKADLKVRLKDADLSAYQRYIPISTPLAGRAETDLAVVVSMEGALQASAKGRASVSRLVLGPPKTPVVAIEQANVATIDINWPGQIKIARVQVRKPSALIERNKDGTLPLRTMLAAPGSETKQTAAPGSETKQKAPPSADAAKKQDVAPSPPAKQEVAATPKPKPSGKPQPPKTAIDIGEIVVEEGFARFIDRTGEQPYTEELSRLAMSIKGLSNAPGKKGRLTLQSVIGATGAFSLQGEIAPLGETLWLDLDGELRDFAIPRVNPYANALLSWIARDGQLGTKVHFKLDGDKLDAKTEIVVGRLDLVQASDDDKAKDKIGLPLGLIVALMKDARGEIRVNVPVSGSLSAPEFSLSEAIWTAVKNVIVNVLAAPFRAIGRLFTSGDKITGFAIDPVRFEPGGAALNEAMGEQLAKVHEFLRNSPFVRLSLSSVVSEADLGALKTQEVTAKIQAYQRAQNINDLAPAAQRYFRQRFPKINPPETVEGIVAALRDVEPRPEGQAQKLAARRVEVVRERLGAAGTDAKRLEAAAKSPAADAKGDGRVEFSVVP
- a CDS encoding SIMPL domain-containing protein (The SIMPL domain is named for its presence in mouse protein SIMPL (signalling molecule that associates with mouse pelle-like kinase). Bacterial member BP26, from Brucella, was shown to assemble into a channel-like structure, while YggE from E. coli has been associated with resistance to oxidative stress.): MSFIIALALATFLPAVAYAQHHDHHKPMAPSVTVTGEGLVTMEPDLAEIEVGVVTEAKTAPLAGKENAAKLARVIVEVKKLLGSGDEVKTIGYSLTPNYRYPKEGGKPEITGYTATNIIRVRTGALPGVGSLIDAATQSGANRIQRLAFTLKDEDAARREALRNATAKAKSKAEDMARALGLKIARVLSLNEGEQAFRPVMQELRAGVAGMQAAPTPVESGTIQVRASVTLTAELSGQ